From [Clostridium] symbiosum, a single genomic window includes:
- a CDS encoding L-2-amino-thiazoline-4-carboxylic acid hydrolase, translating into MQDKDLELEPVDMYVLFAKMFSHITREVEKACGEEGVKAVREGVRQFGLERGRNIAERAKAMGHENDAKSYLSCYDMGRSELFKSENDIREKTVEQNFTECIFAKQFMEDHDEKYGIHYCEMIDPAIAEGYNEKFKCTHDKHFFKDGCCHFLFEMED; encoded by the coding sequence ATGCAAGACAAAGATTTGGAACTGGAACCGGTGGATATGTATGTGCTTTTTGCAAAAATGTTTTCCCATATTACGAGAGAGGTGGAGAAAGCCTGTGGTGAGGAAGGCGTAAAGGCCGTCAGAGAAGGTGTGCGCCAGTTTGGACTGGAGCGCGGAAGAAATATCGCGGAGCGTGCCAAAGCGATGGGACATGAAAATGATGCGAAGAGCTATCTCTCCTGCTACGATATGGGCAGAAGCGAGCTGTTCAAGAGCGAGAACGACATCCGTGAGAAAACGGTGGAGCAGAACTTTACAGAATGTATCTTTGCAAAACAGTTTATGGAGGATCACGACGAGAAATACGGCATTCATTACTGCGAGATGATCGATCCGGCTATTGCGGAAGGATACAACGAGAAATTCAAATGCACACATGATAAACATTTCTTCAAGGACGGATGCTGTCATTTCCTGTTCGAGATGGAAGATTAA
- a CDS encoding M20 family metallo-hydrolase, giving the protein METETTKRLQTEIETLKKISEPCQCGTTRYSYSKAYKEGVSYVRGVMEDCGLKTREDGVGNLIGTLPGTEPGLSKILSGSHLDTVRCAGAFDGIAGVLCAIEAARMVKESGVPLRHTYEALGMIGEEGTRFGKALLGSQFIAGIYGADELDEFVGTEDGKTMRQAMNEYGLSGELDGVSRKGENVKAFLEIHGEQGPVLEQGQKEIGIVDTIVGLSWLIVKVTGQAGHSGTVPMNLRKDAGTGAFHLICRIHDYVYENYCGQATLTAGQVTLSPGSMNSIPGQCEFSLDIRSGEEEIIRDILKHLEQYAKEVREKYSMQVEIQELTRKEPIKMNRELAGGIEKTCEELGYTNMRLNSGAGHDSMIFAKLWNTAMIFLPNRDGISHHPDEWIDYEAMEAGSRVLYEMIRKLDKEEE; this is encoded by the coding sequence ATGGAGACAGAAACAACGAAACGGCTTCAGACAGAAATCGAGACATTAAAGAAGATTTCCGAACCATGCCAGTGCGGAACCACGCGCTACAGCTATTCAAAAGCATATAAAGAGGGTGTTTCCTATGTCAGAGGCGTGATGGAAGACTGCGGGCTAAAGACGCGTGAGGACGGCGTGGGAAACCTCATCGGCACGCTGCCGGGGACGGAACCGGGACTTTCGAAAATCCTGTCCGGCTCCCATCTGGACACGGTCCGGTGCGCGGGCGCCTTTGACGGAATTGCAGGAGTGCTGTGCGCCATAGAAGCGGCCAGGATGGTAAAAGAGAGCGGAGTCCCGCTGCGCCATACATATGAGGCCCTGGGAATGATCGGCGAGGAAGGCACCCGGTTTGGGAAAGCCCTTTTGGGAAGCCAGTTTATCGCGGGAATCTACGGGGCGGACGAGCTCGATGAATTTGTCGGCACGGAAGACGGAAAAACCATGCGTCAGGCCATGAATGAGTATGGGCTGAGCGGAGAACTGGACGGCGTATCGAGAAAAGGTGAGAACGTTAAGGCATTCCTGGAAATCCACGGAGAACAGGGACCTGTGCTGGAACAGGGGCAGAAGGAAATCGGGATTGTGGATACCATAGTGGGACTTTCCTGGCTTATTGTCAAAGTGACGGGGCAGGCGGGACACAGCGGCACCGTTCCGATGAATCTCAGAAAAGATGCGGGAACGGGGGCATTCCACCTGATTTGCCGGATTCATGATTACGTGTATGAGAATTACTGCGGCCAGGCGACGCTGACTGCCGGCCAGGTGACTCTTTCCCCGGGCAGCATGAACAGCATACCGGGACAGTGTGAGTTTTCACTGGACATCCGATCGGGCGAGGAGGAAATCATCAGGGATATCCTGAAGCATCTGGAGCAATACGCAAAAGAGGTAAGGGAAAAATACTCTATGCAGGTGGAGATTCAGGAACTGACGAGAAAAGAACCGATAAAGATGAATAGAGAGCTGGCCGGCGGCATTGAGAAAACCTGTGAAGAACTGGGTTATACAAACATGAGGCTTAACAGCGGAGCAGGCCATGATTCCATGATATTTGCAAAGCTGTGGAATACTGCCATGATTTTCCTGCCGAACCGGGATGGAATCAGCCATCATCCGGACGAGTGGATCGACTATGAGGCCATGGAGGCGGGAAGCAGAGTATTATATGAAATGATAAGAAAACTTGACAAGGAGGAAGAATAA
- a CDS encoding L-serine ammonia-lyase, iron-sulfur-dependent, subunit alpha: MEQHVYDTYLNILKSELVPALGCTEPITIAYASAIARECLGAFPDVIQIKASGNIIKNVKSVVVPGTNGMKGIEAAVAAGLIGGKSEKKLEVISEVTEEEKKEIKALVEKKIIEVNIADSDLILDVQILLKKADDYVLVRIANSHTNVVLVEKNGEKLFEKSLDCGGDDGSLSEEKKLLSVAGILEFADCVKIEDVKEVIARQIAYNTAIAEEGLTKNYGANIGKVLLKAYGDTDVRVRAKAKAAAGSDARMSGCELPVIINSGSGNQGITASVPVIEFARELQVGEEKMYRALVLSNLIAIHQKTGIGPLSAYCGAVSAGCASGAAIAYLKGGDLRTISHTIVNCLAITSGIVCDGAKASCAAKIGTAVEAGILGYLMIAEDQQFRAGDGIVKKGVEETIASVGRLGKDGMKDTDREILEIMIGK; the protein is encoded by the coding sequence ATGGAGCAGCACGTATATGATACCTATCTGAATATCCTGAAGTCGGAACTGGTACCAGCCCTTGGATGCACGGAGCCGATCACCATAGCATACGCTTCGGCCATTGCCAGAGAATGTCTTGGAGCGTTTCCGGATGTGATTCAGATTAAGGCCAGTGGAAATATTATTAAAAATGTAAAAAGCGTCGTAGTCCCCGGCACGAATGGGATGAAGGGGATTGAGGCGGCGGTGGCTGCAGGCCTGATAGGCGGAAAGTCGGAGAAAAAGCTGGAAGTGATCAGCGAGGTGACGGAAGAGGAAAAGAAAGAGATCAAGGCTCTTGTGGAAAAAAAGATCATAGAGGTGAACATCGCTGATTCCGACCTGATCCTGGATGTGCAGATCCTGCTGAAGAAAGCGGACGACTATGTTCTGGTCAGAATTGCCAATTCACATACGAATGTGGTCCTGGTGGAGAAAAACGGTGAGAAGCTGTTTGAAAAATCGCTGGACTGCGGCGGGGATGACGGAAGTCTGAGCGAAGAAAAGAAACTTTTATCGGTTGCTGGTATCCTGGAATTCGCCGACTGTGTTAAAATAGAAGATGTGAAGGAAGTCATCGCCCGGCAGATTGCCTACAATACGGCGATTGCTGAAGAGGGGCTTACAAAGAACTATGGGGCCAACATTGGAAAGGTGCTGTTAAAGGCATATGGGGACACGGATGTGCGTGTCCGTGCGAAGGCGAAGGCGGCGGCCGGTTCCGATGCGAGGATGAGCGGCTGTGAACTTCCCGTTATCATCAATTCGGGCAGCGGCAACCAGGGAATTACGGCATCCGTCCCGGTTATCGAATTTGCCCGTGAACTGCAGGTGGGGGAAGAGAAGATGTACCGCGCCCTGGTGCTCTCCAATCTGATCGCCATCCACCAGAAAACAGGGATTGGCCCTCTTTCCGCATATTGCGGGGCCGTCAGCGCAGGCTGTGCCAGCGGAGCGGCTATCGCATACCTGAAGGGCGGTGATTTGAGGACAATTTCCCATACAATTGTGAACTGCCTTGCAATCACGTCCGGAATTGTCTGTGACGGGGCCAAGGCCTCCTGCGCGGCCAAGATTGGGACGGCCGTGGAAGCCGGAATTCTCGGATATCTGATGATTGCCGAGGATCAGCAGTTCCGCGCGGGCGACGGAATTGTGAAAAAGGGAGTCGAGGAGACAATCGCATCGGTAGGCCGTCTGGGCAAAGACGGAATGAAGGACACCGACCGTGAGATTCTGGAGATTATGATAGGCAAATAG
- a CDS encoding IclR family transcriptional regulator: MEKEVRLIQSIQRAFNIINCFNNDNTELSLPQISEKVKLHINTTRGIVNTLVANGYLAYNSEKSTYSLGLVYINKADLATGNNIKRLKKMAAPLLKDIANRFQVSGLLQVITNNNIFTIENISPDNSHYILNSRVNLTYDLNSTASGKLFLAYIDEPLREYYISHMEYIPYTANTLLTREALEAELAKIRANGYATEFEEIGLGVSCVAVPIFKDGENLFGTVSIIASSSVITAVMASALEPLRNCAQFISENIRP, from the coding sequence ATGGAAAAAGAGGTACGCCTGATTCAATCAATCCAAAGGGCGTTTAACATTATTAACTGTTTCAACAATGACAACACCGAGTTGTCCCTGCCGCAGATCAGCGAAAAGGTAAAGCTCCATATCAACACCACCAGAGGCATCGTAAATACCCTGGTCGCCAACGGTTATCTGGCATACAATTCTGAAAAGAGTACTTATTCCCTGGGGTTAGTCTACATCAACAAGGCGGATCTGGCCACAGGAAATAATATCAAGCGGCTGAAGAAAATGGCAGCCCCGCTCCTCAAGGACATCGCAAACCGTTTTCAGGTTTCAGGCCTGTTACAGGTGATTACAAACAATAATATCTTCACGATCGAGAACATAAGTCCCGACAATTCCCACTACATCCTGAACAGCCGTGTCAACCTTACCTATGATCTCAATTCCACGGCATCAGGAAAGCTGTTTCTGGCTTATATAGACGAGCCCCTCAGAGAATATTATATTTCCCATATGGAATATATTCCCTATACGGCCAATACCCTGCTCACCCGGGAAGCTCTGGAAGCAGAGCTTGCAAAAATCCGCGCCAACGGATATGCCACCGAATTTGAGGAGATTGGGCTGGGAGTCAGCTGTGTTGCCGTGCCTATCTTCAAGGACGGGGAAAACCTATTCGGAACCGTCAGTATCATCGCCTCCAGTTCCGTTATCACGGCCGTAATGGCTTCGGCTCTTGAGCCGCTCAGGAACTGTGCACAGTTTATTTCAGAGAATATCCGCCCATAA
- the groL gene encoding chaperonin GroEL (60 kDa chaperone family; promotes refolding of misfolded polypeptides especially under stressful conditions; forms two stacked rings of heptamers to form a barrel-shaped 14mer; ends can be capped by GroES; misfolded proteins enter the barrel where they are refolded when GroES binds), with protein MAKEIKYGVEARKALESGVNQLANTVRVTLGPKGRNVVLDKSFGAPLITNDGVTIAKEIELADAFENMGAQLVKEVATKTNDVAGDGTTTATVLAQAMINEGMKNLAAGANPIVLRKGMKKATDVAVEAIKGMSTPVKGQADIARVAAISSADDEVGQMVADAMEKVSKDGVITIEESKTMKTELDLVEGMQFDRGYISAYMATDMEKMEANLDDPYILITDKKIANIQEILPLLEQVVQAGAKLLIIAEDIEGEALTTLIVNKLRGTFTVVGVKAPGYGDRRKEMLKDIAILTGGTVISEELGLDLKDTTMDQLGRAKSVKVQKENTIIVDGIGDKNEISDRIAQIKTQIEETTSDFDREKLQERLAKLSGGVAVIRVGAATETEMKEAKLRMEDALSAAKAAVEEGIIAGGGSAYIHAASEVEKLVAGLDGDEKTGGRIILKALESPLFHIAANAGLEGSVIINKVKESPVGRGFDAYKEEYVDMMEAGILDPTKVTISALQNATSVASTLLTTETVVANIKEDAPAMPAGGGMGMM; from the coding sequence ATGGCAAAAGAAATTAAATATGGCGTTGAAGCCAGAAAAGCTCTTGAATCAGGCGTAAATCAGTTAGCAAATACAGTCAGGGTAACACTTGGACCGAAAGGAAGAAACGTAGTTCTCGACAAATCCTTCGGCGCTCCGCTTATCACAAACGACGGTGTGACAATTGCAAAAGAAATCGAACTTGCAGATGCATTTGAGAACATGGGCGCTCAGCTGGTAAAAGAAGTTGCCACAAAGACAAATGATGTAGCCGGTGACGGTACAACGACAGCTACCGTCCTTGCACAGGCTATGATTAATGAAGGTATGAAGAACCTGGCAGCAGGCGCTAACCCAATCGTGTTAAGAAAAGGCATGAAGAAAGCCACAGATGTTGCCGTTGAAGCGATCAAGGGAATGAGCACACCGGTAAAGGGCCAGGCAGATATCGCAAGAGTTGCCGCTATCTCTTCCGCTGATGACGAAGTGGGCCAGATGGTAGCAGACGCTATGGAGAAAGTTTCCAAAGACGGCGTTATCACAATTGAAGAATCCAAGACCATGAAAACAGAACTTGACCTGGTTGAAGGAATGCAGTTCGACAGAGGTTACATCTCCGCATACATGGCAACAGACATGGAGAAGATGGAAGCAAACCTCGATGATCCATATATCTTAATCACAGACAAGAAGATTGCCAACATCCAGGAAATCCTTCCTCTGTTAGAGCAGGTTGTGCAGGCAGGCGCCAAGCTGTTAATCATCGCTGAGGATATCGAGGGCGAGGCTCTGACCACCCTGATTGTCAACAAATTGAGAGGAACCTTCACCGTAGTGGGCGTTAAAGCTCCGGGCTACGGCGACAGAAGAAAAGAGATGTTAAAAGATATCGCTATCCTTACAGGCGGTACGGTAATCTCAGAAGAATTAGGCCTTGACTTAAAAGACACAACCATGGATCAGTTAGGCCGTGCAAAATCTGTTAAGGTTCAGAAAGAAAACACAATTATCGTTGACGGTATCGGCGATAAGAATGAAATTTCCGATAGAATTGCCCAGATTAAGACTCAGATTGAAGAGACAACATCTGATTTCGACAGAGAGAAACTTCAGGAAAGACTTGCGAAACTGTCCGGCGGCGTTGCCGTTATCCGCGTAGGCGCAGCGACAGAGACAGAGATGAAGGAAGCAAAACTCCGTATGGAGGATGCCTTATCCGCAGCAAAGGCAGCCGTAGAAGAGGGTATCATTGCAGGCGGCGGTTCTGCATATATCCATGCAGCATCAGAAGTTGAGAAATTAGTTGCAGGCCTTGACGGAGACGAGAAGACAGGCGGACGCATTATCCTGAAAGCATTAGAGTCCCCACTGTTCCACATCGCAGCCAATGCAGGTCTGGAAGGCTCTGTTATCATCAACAAAGTAAAAGAATCCCCTGTTGGAAGAGGATTTGACGCATACAAAGAAGAGTATGTAGATATGATGGAAGCCGGTATCTTGGATCCGACTAAAGTAACAATCAGCGCTCTTCAGAACGCAACAAGCGTAGCTTCCACTCTGCTTACAACAGAAACCGTTGTAGCGAATATCAAGGAAGATGCTCCTGCTATGCCGGCAGGCGGCGGAATGGGAATGATGTAA
- a CDS encoding co-chaperone GroES, whose translation MKLVPLFDRVVLRQLVAEETTKSGIVLPGQAKEKPQQAEVIAVGPGGVVDGKEVTMQVKVGDKVIYSKYSGTDVELDEEKYVVVKQNDILAVIE comes from the coding sequence ATGAAATTAGTGCCATTATTTGACAGAGTTGTTTTAAGACAGTTGGTTGCAGAAGAAACCACCAAATCCGGTATCGTTTTACCAGGCCAGGCAAAAGAAAAGCCACAGCAGGCTGAAGTAATCGCAGTAGGCCCGGGCGGAGTAGTAGACGGCAAGGAAGTAACAATGCAGGTTAAGGTAGGCGATAAAGTTATCTATTCCAAATATTCAGGAACAGACGTTGAACTGGACGAAGAAAAATATGTTGTCGTAAAACAGAATGATATCTTAGCTGTTATCGAGTAA
- a CDS encoding IclR family transcriptional regulator, translating to MIQSLLRSMELLELLKETTHKYSIAELSEATDLPPSTIHRILQTFCEKKYVMRDEHAHTYQLGPALISLGRAAANNVRIQEAALPILKNLSYNTREDSYLIIQVGDKGLVLDKMDGPNHLKVVEEFGYEMDLHCGAIRKVLLAYQDQKYIDYYLNNILDRPESFPQISRNALASELRTIRERGIAVSHGEYVHDAVGIGAPIFGIEGRVAASVGIIAPYSRVADDTHLNHLEEQVKHSAAELSYYMGHTFQKNC from the coding sequence ATGATACAGAGCCTCCTTCGTTCCATGGAACTTTTAGAGCTTTTAAAAGAGACTACCCATAAATACTCCATCGCAGAACTGTCTGAGGCGACCGATCTTCCGCCCAGCACCATTCACCGTATTCTCCAGACCTTCTGCGAGAAGAAATACGTGATGCGCGATGAACATGCACACACTTATCAGCTTGGCCCGGCCCTGATTTCCCTTGGGCGCGCCGCCGCCAACAACGTCCGCATCCAGGAGGCCGCGCTTCCCATCTTAAAGAATCTTTCCTATAATACAAGGGAAGATTCCTATCTGATCATTCAGGTAGGGGATAAGGGCCTGGTTCTGGATAAGATGGACGGTCCAAACCATCTGAAGGTGGTGGAGGAATTCGGTTATGAGATGGATCTTCACTGCGGAGCCATCCGCAAGGTTCTTCTGGCCTATCAGGATCAGAAATATATCGACTATTACCTGAACAACATCCTGGATCGCCCGGAATCTTTTCCGCAGATCAGCCGAAACGCCCTGGCTTCCGAGCTCAGGACAATCCGTGAACGCGGAATCGCGGTCTCCCACGGTGAATACGTCCACGATGCAGTGGGAATCGGAGCTCCTATTTTCGGCATTGAGGGCAGGGTTGCCGCATCGGTCGGGATTATCGCCCCGTATTCCAGGGTTGCCGACGATACCCATCTGAATCACCTGGAGGAACAGGTGAAGCATAGCGCCGCCGAATTATCTTATTATATGGGACATACGTTCCAAAAGAACTGCTGA
- a CDS encoding helix-turn-helix domain-containing protein — protein MRNSEEENSRKEKAEESKKEILKIAYGLFQKYGYTKTSMRQIAADAGVSHGLITYYFKNKREVAIELVKGKMSQFAGAVHRYVDWENEPALYSAVLERLSYTVFSTPIFFEFYKDVLREYIMFEVLADSGIETDLRIWKKYCPELSEEDAIRTATYGNYVSACMESAMVLYGKEKLYLKESIPDSVFRVSIGMWHFPDEQKIIEECCRRSREIVEHILWENPELYK, from the coding sequence ATGAGAAACAGCGAAGAAGAAAATTCCAGAAAAGAAAAGGCGGAAGAATCAAAGAAGGAGATACTGAAGATTGCCTACGGACTTTTTCAGAAATACGGTTATACAAAGACCAGCATGCGCCAGATTGCGGCGGATGCCGGGGTCAGCCATGGGCTTATCACATATTATTTCAAAAACAAGCGGGAAGTGGCCATAGAGCTGGTAAAGGGAAAGATGAGTCAGTTTGCCGGGGCGGTCCACCGCTATGTGGACTGGGAGAATGAACCTGCACTTTATTCGGCGGTACTGGAGAGGCTGTCCTATACGGTTTTTTCCACTCCGATTTTTTTCGAATTCTATAAAGATGTCCTGAGGGAATATATCATGTTCGAAGTGCTGGCGGATTCCGGCATCGAGACGGATCTGCGCATCTGGAAGAAATACTGCCCCGAACTTTCCGAGGAGGATGCGATCCGCACTGCCACCTATGGAAACTATGTTTCTGCCTGTATGGAGAGCGCCATGGTCCTGTACGGAAAGGAAAAACTGTATTTAAAAGAGTCTATACCGGACAGCGTATTCCGTGTCTCCATCGGAATGTGGCATTTTCCGGACGAGCAGAAGATAATAGAGGAATGCTGCCGGAGAAGCCGCGAGATTGTGGAGCATATCCTGTGGGAGAACCCTGAACTTTACAAATGA
- a CDS encoding APC family permease: protein MSGKASHSEKILSRADLVMLAVGNVIGGGIMAVTGIAIGMTGRSAVWAFLFACVLVLFEAIPQFFAGGTIRMNGGFYTQAAMFGGKYFAGLYAVIFISFFFGASMYALSFADYVLDFFPNVNGRLIAFACLTVFYLINLFGVKIAAKVQYVLVVVLIIALSTFIGFGVSEIKPGFFGGDDFFFGGFNGFMSATALLSMAPSGAVFIINFGKQCKKPTKDIPFAIIVGTLVVSLLYTGMAFVAAGVLPVEEVAGKSLGLVAAEIFPRPIYIFFMVGGAMVALVTSLNALFGWITPPLAQACEDGWFPRFLAAENKRFGTNHWIMTIIYLLTASIIIFGWDMSTIANVGNFLASAATVVISLCLLTLPKKIPDLWEKSPFHVSPGVYKAGCIVSALVDIMFCYFLAIELTKADVIGLFIYLGVALVYPYLMLKYSKSGVEIEVSYEEA from the coding sequence ATGTCAGGTAAAGCGTCACATAGTGAGAAAATTCTGAGCAGGGCGGATTTGGTTATGTTGGCCGTGGGCAATGTAATCGGCGGGGGAATCATGGCAGTCACGGGAATTGCGATCGGTATGACCGGCCGGTCAGCGGTATGGGCATTCCTGTTTGCCTGTGTGCTCGTCTTATTTGAAGCAATTCCGCAGTTCTTTGCAGGCGGAACGATCCGTATGAACGGTGGTTTTTACACACAGGCGGCAATGTTCGGCGGTAAATATTTTGCGGGCCTTTATGCGGTAATATTTATCAGCTTCTTTTTCGGTGCATCGATGTATGCCCTGTCCTTTGCAGATTATGTGCTGGACTTTTTCCCGAATGTCAACGGAAGGCTGATTGCATTTGCCTGTCTGACCGTTTTTTATCTGATCAACCTGTTTGGCGTGAAAATCGCCGCTAAGGTCCAGTATGTGCTTGTGGTGGTCCTGATTATAGCGCTGAGTACTTTTATCGGATTCGGCGTGTCTGAAATCAAACCGGGCTTCTTCGGCGGAGATGATTTCTTTTTCGGTGGATTTAACGGATTCATGTCCGCGACGGCTCTTCTGAGTATGGCTCCCAGCGGTGCGGTATTTATCATTAACTTTGGAAAACAGTGTAAAAAACCGACGAAAGATATTCCGTTTGCAATTATTGTCGGAACGCTTGTCGTGAGCCTTCTTTACACAGGCATGGCATTTGTAGCCGCGGGCGTCCTGCCGGTAGAGGAAGTGGCAGGTAAGTCCCTGGGCCTTGTGGCGGCGGAGATTTTCCCGAGACCCATATATATCTTCTTCATGGTCGGCGGCGCCATGGTTGCGCTGGTAACCTCGCTGAATGCATTGTTTGGATGGATTACCCCTCCTCTGGCCCAGGCATGTGAGGACGGCTGGTTCCCGAGATTCCTGGCGGCCGAGAATAAGCGGTTTGGGACGAACCACTGGATCATGACAATTATTTACCTGCTGACCGCATCCATCATTATCTTTGGATGGGATATGTCAACCATTGCAAATGTCGGCAATTTCCTGGCAAGTGCGGCCACGGTTGTTATTTCACTCTGTCTGCTGACGCTTCCGAAAAAAATTCCGGATCTTTGGGAGAAATCGCCGTTCCACGTGTCACCGGGAGTTTACAAGGCGGGATGCATCGTCAGCGCCCTGGTGGATATCATGTTCTGTTATTTCCTGGCGATTGAGCTGACAAAGGCGGATGTTATCGGTCTGTTCATTTATCTGGGCGTGGCTCTGGTTTATCCGTATCTGATGCTGAAATACAGCAAATCGGGTGTAGAGATTGAGGTCAGCTACGAGGAGGCCTGA
- a CDS encoding 4Fe-4S dicluster domain-containing protein produces the protein MKKKKWEHLFISPSYRPPLLDDLYDEEGDLNTGRTRGQTYSSNELFESCKAHMGLSWFYEIPEKNPFVGEHVHDVDELIFFMPAYTKKGDDTNVKWGEAVIYMDGEPYTVTDNTCIYCPAGLKHGPIIYNRIDIPNCFLTVLMTDKYTRIENGKVVDLINGQYVPVADAPSEEVRDAAPAPGHVPFDPLPVFGLSESSPNEEKKKAACGFIRRGGYMIFGTVSTDGITPTTRGLELHFLDEQENMYIGVAKGKPVFYELMRSPYLSGCVTEMTVKDLALSVRINAHVKLLEPAEAPEIYERYWQLNPGTKALYAKDLDMFRIFILDRGEGEIFHLPEDDEVTRVRFSFGEQSVRPWAYEIGGSCTGCGACAEACMKNVITPDGNGKYRIDHYSCLECGRCYMTCPNQAIECNCR, from the coding sequence ATGAAAAAAAAGAAATGGGAACATCTTTTCATCTCCCCCTCGTACAGACCTCCCCTCCTGGATGATCTGTATGATGAAGAGGGTGACCTGAACACCGGCCGTACCCGCGGGCAGACTTATTCTTCCAATGAACTCTTCGAATCCTGTAAGGCTCATATGGGGCTTTCCTGGTTTTACGAAATACCCGAAAAGAATCCCTTTGTCGGGGAACACGTACACGATGTAGATGAACTGATCTTCTTTATGCCTGCCTATACGAAAAAAGGCGACGACACCAATGTGAAGTGGGGAGAAGCCGTTATTTATATGGACGGGGAACCTTATACGGTGACGGACAACACCTGCATCTACTGTCCGGCCGGCCTGAAACACGGACCGATCATCTATAACCGTATTGATATACCAAACTGCTTCCTCACCGTCCTCATGACGGACAAATATACACGGATTGAAAACGGCAAGGTTGTAGATCTTATTAACGGACAGTATGTACCCGTAGCGGACGCCCCTTCCGAAGAGGTAAGGGATGCGGCGCCCGCTCCGGGCCATGTTCCCTTTGATCCGCTCCCCGTATTCGGTCTGAGTGAATCGAGTCCCAACGAAGAAAAGAAAAAAGCCGCCTGCGGCTTTATCAGACGCGGCGGATATATGATATTTGGCACAGTTTCCACGGACGGTATCACTCCGACCACCAGAGGCCTGGAGCTGCATTTCCTGGATGAGCAGGAAAACATGTATATTGGAGTGGCGAAGGGAAAACCCGTCTTTTACGAGCTGATGCGCTCCCCCTATCTCTCGGGATGTGTAACGGAAATGACCGTAAAAGATCTGGCGCTCTCCGTGCGCATCAATGCCCACGTGAAGCTTTTGGAACCGGCGGAGGCCCCTGAAATCTATGAAAGATACTGGCAGTTAAATCCCGGCACAAAGGCGCTGTATGCCAAAGATCTGGATATGTTCCGCATTTTTATTCTCGACAGGGGGGAAGGGGAAATCTTCCACCTGCCCGAGGATGATGAGGTCACGCGGGTGCGTTTTTCCTTTGGTGAGCAGTCCGTACGCCCCTGGGCCTATGAAATAGGCGGCAGCTGTACCGGCTGCGGCGCCTGTGCAGAGGCCTGCATGAAAAATGTAATTACTCCCGACGGAAATGGAAAGTACCGGATTGACCATTATAGCTGTCTCGAATGCGGCCGCTGTTACATGACCTGCCCAAATCAGGCGATCGAGTGTAATTGCAGGTAG